The Rhodoligotrophos defluvii DNA window ACGGCCCCTATTAGGCCCCAGAATGCTGGTTCAGTATATTATTTCTTGCGAATGCAGAGCTTCAAGTTTTCCAATGCCAACGAGGGCTCGCGAAGCTTGGGTCAGGGCCCCGAGTTGCCGGGTTAAGCCCGGCAACCACGCAGGGCTGGTGCAGCTCACTTGTGATCGGTCCAGGCGCCGCCCTTCACCTCCTTGATCTGGATCTCGACCGGGATCTGGGTCTGGCCTTGCTCATCGAAGGTGGTGGTGCCGAGCACGCCGTCATAGCTGATATTGCGGATTGCCTTGGCCAGCGCTGCCTTGTCCTTCGGGCCGTTGGCGCGGATCACCTCCAGCAGGATGTTGGTCGCGTCATAGGCGTATTTGGTATAGGGGCTTTGCGGCTCGGCGAATTTGCGCGCCTCGTAGTCCGCGTTCATCTTGTCGTATTTGGCGTTGCTTTGCGACTTGGGGTAGCTGACCATGGTGCCTTCGGCCGCATCGCCAGCGATCTTGATGAATTCCGGGTCATAGAAGCCGGAAATGCCGATCATCGGCACGTTGAGGCCCAGCTCGATCATCTGCTTGCGCAGGATGCCTGCTTCGGTGATCACGCCGCCGAAATAGACAGCATCGGGCGATAAGGACTTGATGCGGGTGAGCACGGCGCGAAAATCGGTGGTGCCGACGGGGAAGGCTTCGCTCGCCACCACCTCGCCGCCGGCATCCCTATAGAACTGGCCGAACCACTGGGTATTGGCTTTGCCATAGTCGCTGGTGTCGGAAATGATGGCGATCTTCTTGGCGCCGAGGTCCTTGGCAGCCCACTCGGCCAAGGGCTTGTTCTCGTTCACCAGGGTCGGCGTTACGCGGGTGACCACTGGCAGGTTCATCTCGGTGATCTTGGGGCTGATCGCACCCCAGATGATGAACGGCATCTGCGCCCGGTTGAAGACCGGGATCGTGGCCAGCGCAACCGGGCTGTTCCAATGGCCTATGGCGGCCACCACATCCCGGTCATTGACCAGCTTCAGTGCGGCGCTCACGCCGGTTTGCGGGTCGGACGCGTCGTCCAACACCACCGGCTCTACCTTGTAAGGATAACCCGAGGCATTCGCCTGCTCGATGGCCAGCAGAAAACCGTTGCGGGCACCGAGACCCTGGGGCGCGTTACCGCCGCTCAGCGGCCCTATGAAGCCCAGCTTGATGGTTTCCTGCGCTGTTGCTTTGTCTACGCCAGGCGCTGCAGTGAAAACCGCTGCGGCCGCCATGAGCGCCAGAGCCGAACGCCGCGAGGCGACCAGGCCACGCGCGATGCAATTTGTCATCTCCACACCCCATTTCCTCATGCGCTGTCGGCCAAAGGCCTTCGCCCTTTCCACCGGTCGCCAGAACCGGGAGGCCGACGCGGTATTTTTCTGGCTAAAGCAGGATGCATTGAGGCTAGATACCAACAAATTCGAATTTTCCGAATTAGCGCTGCGGAAATTCCTACGCAGGTCTCTCTGGAAATCCGACTAGGCTTGGTTGCATTGGTACGGCCCGGATAAACTGCAAGCCAAGATCAGGCACCGGGTCGGGATTTGGGGTGATGAGCGGAATTCTCGTACAGCAGTTGCTGAACTGGCTGACGCTCGGCTGCATCTATGCGTTGATTGCAGTCGGCTTCAGCCTGCTATTCGGCGTGCTCAAGGTCATTCACTTCTCCCATGGCGACGTGGCGCTGGTGGCGCCCTTCTTCGCGCTGGCCATCGTGCAGGCCATGATCAGCTCGGCGGCGGGCACGATCGATCCGGCGAGCCTGATCATCGGCTGCGTGGTTGCCATCATGCTGACGGGCTTGCTGGGCGTGCTGCTCGACTGGCTGGTGATCCGCCGGTTCCGCTATGCCCCGCCAATGATGGCCCTTGTGGCCACGGTGGCGCTGGGAACGGTGTTGCGCGAGGCGGTGCGCCACCTGTTCCCCAATGGCAGCAATCCCCATGCCTTTCCGCATCTGGCCACGAGCCGGATTGCCCTGCCCGGCCTGGGCGAGGTGCCTACCTTCAGCGTGCTGGTGATCGTGGCATCCGTGCTGGCCGTGGCGCTGTTGTTCTTCATCCTGCACAGAACGACCCTGGGCGTGCGCATCCGCGCCGTATCGCAGGACCTCGAGGCGGCCCGCCTGATGGCCATTGACCCGAGCCGCATCTTTTGGGCCACCTTCTTCATCGCCTCCGCGATCGGCGCCGTCGGTGGCCTGTTCTTCGCGAGCTATGCCGGCGTGGTTCGGTTCGACTTCGGCATCCAGGCTGGGCTGATCGGGTTTTCCGCAGCGGTGGTGGGCGGTCTCGGCAGCATGGTGGGCGCCATTATCGGCAGCCTGTTGATCGCCGGGCTTGATACCATCGTGCAGGCGACCATACCGGATGGCACCTCTTACAGGCTGGTATTCGCTTTCCTGCTGGTCATCCTGGTGCTGGTGTTCAAGCCGTCCGGGCTGTTGGGCCGCGTAATCGTCGAGAAGGTCTGATGTCCATGGCATCGAATACGGCCTCAACCGCAGTGAGCCGCCGTCCGGCGGCGGTCGACCTTGTGACTGTGGCCGGCCTGGAACTCGGGGCGGCGGCCTTCCTTCGCCAGTTCCTGGTGGCGGAGGACTGGCGGGTGATCGTGGCGATCCTGGCGGTGATGGGCGCCGGCTTCGGCCTGCTGCAATGGCGGCCGCAGATCGAGCAGCGGATCATCGACAGCTTCGCTCGCTATAGGGTTTTCGCCATCGTTCTGGGTGTAGCCATCGCGATCGCTGCGCCCGTAACCATGGCTGACAACAGCTACGCCCTGCATCTGCTGATCCTCGCCCTGCTCTATGCGGTGCTGGCGCTCGCCCTCAATTTCCAGCTGGGCAGCGCCAATATCCCGAACTTCGCCACTGGCGCCTCCTATGGCATCGGCGCCTATGCCTCGGCGCTGGTGGCCATCCATTTCGGGGTGAGTTTCTGGCTGGCCCTGCCCTTCGCTGCTTTCGTGGCCACCGTTTTCGGGTTCCTGCTCGGCATCCCGTCGATGCGCACCCGGGAGAGCTATTTGGCCCTGGTGACCATCGCCTTTGGCGTGGTGATCCATCAGTTGCTCAACAACTTCGAGTGGACGGGCGGTCCGAACGGCCTGGTGGGCATTCCGGCGCCGACCCTGTTCGGCCATTCCTTCGCGTCTCCCATCGAGATCTTCGGGCTGTCGCTGCCCTCGCAGGTGAACTTCTATTACCTCTCCGCACTCCTGGTCGTGGTGGCGATCGTCTCGGCCCATCGGCTGCATGCAAGCCGGGTGGGGCTTGCCTGGAACGCCTTGCGCGCTGACGAGCTGGCGGCGCGCTGTCAAGGCATCAACGTCACCTGGTACAAGGTGCTGGCCTTCGCCGTGGATGCCTTCCTCGCCGCCTTCGCCGGCACGATCTACGCCTTTTATGTGAGCTTCATCTCGCCGGACAACTTCACTTTCCTGGTCTCGGTGACGATCATGACCATGGTGATCGTGGGGGGCATGGACAACATTCTCGGCGTGATCGTCGGCGCGTTCCTGTTGACGCTGCTGCCAGAGAAGCTGCGGGTGTTCTCGGACTATCGCATCCTGTTCTTCGGGGTGGTGGTGATCCTGTTCCTGATCATCCGGCCGCAGGGCCTGTTCCCGCAGCGGCTCAGGCGATACGGGAGCGAGGCATGACCGCGGGGGTCGTGCTTTCCGGCCGCGGCCTGACGGTGCGCTTCGGCGGGCTGGTGGCGCTCGATTCCGTGGATTTCGAGGCGTCGCGTGGCGAGATCCTCGGCATCATCGGCCCAAACGGGGCGGGAAAGTCCACCCTGTTCAACCTGATCACCGGCATCTACAAGCCTACCGCCGGTGAGGTGCGGCTGGAAAACCAGGTGCTGAACGGCGTGCCCACCTACCGCATCACCGCCATGGGCATCGCGCGCACCTTCCAGTCGAGCCGGCTGTTCTCCGATCTGAGCGTGCTCGACAACGTCATCATCGGCATGCATACGCGCACCCGCTGCGGCGTGCTCGATGCCCTGTTCCGTCCCAGCGTCTCGCGCCGCGAGCTGGATGGTGCGGCCGAGCAGGCGGGCGAGCTGCTCAAGGCCGTGTCGGCCGGGCTCTACGCGCAAAGGAACCGGCCGGCCTCCGAGCTGGCGCAGGCGGACCGGCGGCGGCTGGAGATCGCCCGGGCGCTGGCCTCCAACCCCAAGGTGCTGCTGCTGGATGAACCCTCCTCGGGCATGGATGATCGCGATACGGACGCGCTGATCGCCGATATCCGCGCCATTGCCGCGCACCGGCCCGAGCTTGCCATCATGATCATCGAGCATGACATGCGCCTGGTGGCGGAGCTACCGCACCGGGTCATGGTAATCGACTACGGCCAGAAGATCGCGGACGGCCAGTTCGCCGATATCCGGCTGATGCCGCGGGTGCAGGAAGCCTATCTCGGACGGAAGGCCGCCCATGCTTGAGCTTGCCCGGGTCAGCACGAATTATGGCGTGGTACCGATGCTGCGCGAGGTGTCCTTCAAGGTCGGCTCCGGCGAACTCGTGTGCCTTCTGGGGCCGAACGGGGCAGGAAAGACCACCACCTTCCGGGCCGTGTCCGGCCTGTTGCCGCTGGCGGACGGCCGGATCGAGGTGTTCGGTACCGATCTTGGTACTCTGCGTACGGAATCGCTGGCCGGCCGCGGCATCGGCTTCGTGCCGGAAGGGCGGCGGCTGTTCCCGGAGCTGACGGTGCGGGAGAACATCAAGCTGGGCTTCGACGCTTCCCGCAGCAGCGCCAATTTCGAGGAACGGCTCGCGGCGATGGCCAAGCTTTTCCCGCGGATCAGCGAGCGCATCGGCCAGCAGGCGGGCACCCTGTCCGGCGGCGAGCAGGCCATGGTGGCGCTGGCCCGGGCGCTCGTCGGCGCGCCCAAGCTGGTGATCATGGACGAGCCCTCCCTCGGCCTCTCGCCGAAGCTGATTGACGAGTATTTCGAGACAGTTGCGGAGATCAACCGGCAGGGCACCACCATCCTGCTCATCGAGCAGAACGCCGAGCGGGCGCTGTCGATCGCCCATCGTGGCTATCTGCTGGTCAAGGGCCGCATCGCCGCCGCCGGCACCGCGGAAGAGCTGCTCGGCAACGACGTCGTGCGCAAGCTCTATCTGTGACCGACGCAACAGCGTCAAATTCCGGAATCTATGCTGGAATCGATGCTATAATTTACTCCACGGCAGGCGCGCAGGCCGCGCCAATCCTGCAAAAAGAGCTATTGGAGGAATGGAATGTCGCAAATGGAGCATGACGGTGAGCCGATTTCCGAGGCCCAGCGGCTGTTCTGGCTGGGCCTCAGCATAGGCTTGATCATCGTTATCGTGGCGGCACTCCTGTTCTTCCTCTCGCCGGTGCTGATCGGCGTCGACTGACGAGGCGAGGCTCACCTTCTGCCCATCGCCCCGCTCTTGCGGGGGGCGGCGACATCCGACATCTCGTGGGCCTGTTCGCGCGTGAGCGGCGCGCTGATCAGCCGTGCGCCCCGCGCGCCGGTGAAATAGCGCCAAAGCCATTGCAGGCTGACCAGCAGCCGCTTCTCGAAGCCGACCAGCAGATAGACGTGAACCATGGCCCAGAGCAGCCAAGCCAGGCGCCCCTTCATCTGCCACCGGCCAAAATCGAACACGGCGGCATGGCGGCCGATGACCGCGGTGTTGCCGCGATTGCGGAAGCGGAAGGGCGGCAGGGCCACCCCCTGCTCGATGCGGCGGCGCAATCCCTTGCCGAGATGCTGGCCCTGCTGCTTGGCCACCTGGGCCAGCCCCGGAAGCGGCTGGCCATCCTGCATGAACAGCGCGGTGTCGCCGATCACATAGACGTCCCTCAGCCCCGGGACCGACAGGTCTTCCGCGACGGGGATCTGGCCGGAGCGGTTGGTGTGCAGCTCCAGCCACGAGGCCGCAGGCGAGGCGATGACGCCGGCGGCCCACACGATCGAGCCGCTGGGGACGAACTCGTCGCCGAGGCTGACCCCGTCCGCCCGCACATCGGTGACCCGGGTATCGGTGCGCACCGTCACACCCAGGTTGGCGAGGGCCTTTTCCGCATAGGCCGACAAATGCTCGGGGAAGCCGGAAAGGATGCGCGGGCCGGCCTCGACCAGCAGCACACGGGCCTGCCGGGGATCGATCCGACTGAACTCGCCGGCCAGGGTCCACCGGCAGAGCTCGGCAATGGATCCGGCCATCTCCACCCCCGTCGGCCCGCCGCCGATGATCACCGACGTCATCAGCGCCTCGCGGTAAGCCGGATCGTCGGTGAGATCGGCCAGCTCGAAGCATTTGAGCAGCCGGGCGCGTATGGTGCGGGCGTCTTCCAGGGTCTTGAGGCCCGGCGCATGGCGGGCCCACTCGTCATGGTCGAAATAGCCGTAGCCCGAGCCCGTCGAGACGACCAGCACGTCGTAGGGCACCGGCGCGGCTATGGACAACCACACCTCTTTGCGGCCGAGGTCTATGCCCGTCACCTCGTCCATCATGACCCTGATGTTCCCGTGGCGCCGAAAGATCTTCCTGACCGGCTCGGCAATATCGGCCGGCGACAGGGCGGCCGTGGCCACCTGATAGAGAAGCGGCTGGAACAGGTGGTGGTTCAGCCTGTCGATCAGGATGACTTCAGCGCGGGAGCCAGCGAGCTTCCCCGCACAGGCGAGCCCCCCGAAACCCGCTCCGATGATAACAACCCTCGTGCTCATTCCTCTATTCTCTGACATGGGCGGCCCGGCGCGGCGGGATCACGCTTTCAACCAGGCAAGGCAGCCCGCCCCCAAGACCCGACCGCTGACCAGCATGGCGCCGCGTCCGTAAAGCGCCACCGCCGGCGGCATTCGCTCGTTCCAGGTCACCGCCCAGATGCCGCCCGAGAGCCACAGCACCCGGCCGTCGGTCTCGGCGATGGCGGTCATGGCAGCGCGGTCGCTCACACTGCTTGGGAACACAACGATCGCGCTGCGAGGTTCCTGCGGGCCAAGCGCGGCCCACCAGCCCATGCCCATCGCGGCAACCAGGAGGCAGCTTGCTGCCGTGCCGGCGCCGGGCCTCGGCCCCCCTCGCGCCTGGGCCTGATTGCGCAGCTGCCACCCCAAGGCGATGGGCAAAAGGCCGAAGAGCACGAACCAGAACAGGTCCCACAACAAGGGATTTGGGCTGTCGAGCTTGATGCGGTGGATGCCGAGGAGCCAATGGGAGAGCACCGCGTCAGCGACATGCCAGGCCCCAAAGCCGATCAGCGCGCTGCCGACCAGGATGCCGCTCCCGGGCAGCGTCCTGAGCTCCTGACGCGCGCCGAGCAACAGGATGAGGCCGGCCAGGCCGATCACATACATGAGGGCGTGGAACAAGCCGTCATAGATGACCTGCGCGCGGAGATCGCCCACCCCCTCGACGAGGCTCAGCAGATGGTGCCACTGCAGGATCTGGTGAAGGAGGATGCCGTCGAAGAAGCCACCCAGCGCGAAGCCCAGGAGATAGGCCGCCCATACCGACCGGCGAAAACCAGCCATCTGCTCCTCCAAGCGCGCAGCGAGCGCGCCCGATCAGCCGCCGAACCACCACGCCAAGCTGCCGCCGACAACTGCAAGGGCGCCGATGAAGAGAACGAGCCTCGCCGACCCGCTCACCGCATTGGCGCCGAACAGCACACTTTCCGACCGGTAAGGTGCGTGAAGCTGCTCCATGCTTGCTAAACCATCGCTGCCCCCGACGGGTTGCATAGACCTGGACGCATCAACTCCCCGACCAAGCCTGCGCTTCGGCCAGGTGGTGCTGCAGCTCCGGCAGCAGGTTCCTGGCAAACTTGGCCGACGGACCCTTCGCATTGGTCTGGGCATCGAACAGGTTCACCGCCTCCTGGTGCCCCTTGATCATGACGTTCATGAACGCCTTGTCGAAGCCGGAAGTGATGTCCTGCAGCTTCTTGTACTCCGCCTGATCCTTTTCACGCGGTTCGGCCGGCGCTTTCATGTCCAGCTGCTGGGCCAGGGCGAGCGCCTGCTCGTTGGCCTTGGTGTGGTCGGCCACCATTTTTTCGGCATAGGCGCGCACGGCCTGGTCTTGCGCCTTCTCCTGGCCGAGCTTGCCCAGCTCGATCTCCGCGAGATTGATCTGGATCGCCGCGGCCATGAACTCGCGGTCACTCATTTCGGCCCACGCGGGACCGATGGCGAACAGCAGGCCCAGCCAGATACCGCCGAACCACTTCGCAATTACCATTGTCGCCTCCTGATGAAATTGGCAGGAAGCTAACCGAGCCGCAATCGCGCGGGTTCCGCTTTGGTCAGGCGGCAGGGATCGGCGAGGACGCTTACTTGGGGGAAGCCTCCAGAACGTCGTCGAAGGTGCGCAAGCCGGTGCGCGGGGCCGAGACCAGCACCGCCATGTTGCCCGGCCGGTGCTCGTTCTTCCACATGCGGGTATGGGCCTTCGGGATGTCCAGCCAGGAGAAGACCTCGGACATGCACGGGTCGATACGGCGGTTGATGACCAGCTGGTTGGCTTGCGCGGCCTGCTTCAGGTGCGCGAAATGCGAGCCCTGGATGCGCTTCTGGTGCATCCAGACATAGCGAGCATCGAAGGTGATGTTGAAGCCGGTGGTGCCGGCGCAGAACACCACCATGCCGCCGCGCTTCACCACGAAGCAAGAGACCGGGAAGGTCGATTCTCCCGGGTGCTCGAAGACGAAATCGACATTCACGCCCTTGCCGGTGATGTTCCAGATGGCCTTACCGAATTCGCGCGCGTTCTTCAGCCAGGTGGCGTATTCCTCGGTGCCCACCTGGGGCATCTGCCCCCAGCAATTGAAATCCTTCCGGTTGATGACCCCGCGCGCGCCAAGCGACATGACGAAATCGCGCTTGTCCTCGTCCGAAATGACCCCGATGGCCGCGGCGCCGGCGGTGGCGCAGAGCTGAATGGCCATGGAGCCGAGGCCGCCGGAGGCGCCCCAGACCAGCACATTGTGCCCTGGGCGCAGGATGTGCGGGCGATGGCCGAACAGCATGCGATAGGCGGTGGCCAGGGTGAGGGTGTAGCAGGCGGCCTCTTCCCAGGTGAGATGCTGCGGGCGCGGCATGAGCTGGCGCGACTGCACGCGGCAGAACTGGGCGAAGGAGCCGTCCGGTGTCTCGTAGCCCCAGATCCGCTGGGAGGCCGAGAACATCGGGTCGCCGCCGTTGCATTCCTCGTCGTCGCCGTCGTCCTGATTGCAGTGGATGACCACCTCGTCGCCCACTTTCCAGCGCTTCACCTTGGAGCCGACCGCCCAGACGATGCCCGAGGCATCCGAGCCAGCGATATGGTAGGCATGCTTGTGGACGTCGAAGGTGGAGACCGGCTTGCCGAGCCCGGCCCAGATGCCGTTGTAGTTGACCCCGGCGGCCATGACCAGCACCAGCACCTCGTCGCTGTCGATCTCCCAGGTGGGCACCACCTCGAGCTGCATGGCCTGTTCCGGCGGCCCGTGCCGGTCGCGCCGGATCACCCAGGCATGCATCTTGGACGGCACGTGGCCGAGCGGCGGTATTTCGCCAACGTCGTAGAGATCCTTCTTCGGCGCATTGACATTGGCTGCGTCGGTGACCACGGAGGCGACAGCGCTCATCGATCCAGCACTCCTCATCATTTCCACCCGGTGCCCGCCTGCCTGCTTCTGTATTGGGCAATTGACATCATAACAGGCAGACCATAGCAATCTAGAGGGATATTGCGCCGCAACAATTTCGGATGCAACAACAAAAGGCGTTATCGCGGTCTTAAGCGTTAGTGGAGAAGCGGAGGTCGTTGCACTGCAAAACGACCCGTGTTGTGATATGCCGCTCGCAACTGGGAGGAGCTGATATGGCCGACAGGTTTTCGCCCCCACAAGGACGTGACAAGCCCTGGATCTTCCGCACCTATGCCGGGCATTCCTCGGCCAGCGCCTCCAATGCCCTCTATCGGAAAAACCTGGAAAAGGGGCAGACGGGCCTGTCCATCGCCTTCGACCTGCCGACCCAGACCGGCTATGACGCCGACCATGTGCTGGCCCGCGGCGAGGTGGGCAAGGTGGGCGTGCCGATCATGCATCTGGGCGACATGCGGCGGCTGCTGGACGGCATTCCGCTGGACAAGATGAACACGTCCATGACCATCAACGCCACCGCGCCGTGGCTGTTGGCGCTTTATGTGGCACTGGCGGACGAGCAGGGCGTCGACCGCAAGGCCCTCTCGGGCACAACGCAGAACGACATCATCAAGGAATATCTCTCGCGCGGCACCTATGTGTTCCCGCCGGCCCCCTCCTTGAGGCTCACCAACGACGTGATCACCTGGGCCTATCGCGAGATCCCGAAGTGGAACCCGACCAATGTCTGCTCCTACCACCTGCAGGAGGCGGGCGCCACGCCGGTGCAGGAGGTGGCCTATGCCCTGGCCACGGCGCAGGAGATCCTGGATGGGGTGAAGGCTTCCGGCACGGTGAACGATGCCGATTTCCCGGAGCTGGTGGGGCGTATCTCGTTCTTCGTCAATGCGGGTCTCCGGTTCCTGACCGAGATCTGCAAGCTGCGCGCCTTCGCCGAGCTGTGGGACGAGATCTGCCGCGACCGCTATGGGGTTGCGGATGAGCGGTTCCGCCGCTTCCGCTATGGGGTGCAGGTGAACTCGCTGGGGCTGACCGAGCAGCAGCCGGAAAACAATGTCTACCGCATATTGCTGGAGATGCTGGCGGTGACGCTGTCGAAGAATGCGCGGGCCCGGGCGGTGCAGCTGCCGGCCTGGAACGAGGCCCTCGGCCTGCCGCGGCCGTGGGACCAGCAATGGTCGCTGAGAATGCAGCAGATCCTGGCTTTCGAGACCGACCTGCTCGAGTTCGGCGACATATTCGACGGTTCGGTGGAGATCGCCCGCAAGACCGAGGAGATCAAGCAGGCGGTCCGCGAGGAGCTGGCCCGGGTGGAAGCCATGGGCGGGGCGATCGCGGCGATCGAAAGCGGCTACATGAAGCAGGAGCTGGTGAAGTCCAATGCCAGCCGGGTGCAGAGCATCGAGGCCGGGGAGCGGATCGTGGTGGGGGTGAACGCCCTGACCGCCAGCGAGCCTTCGCCGCTGGCCGGCAGCGACGGCGGCATTCTCACGGTGCCGGAATCGACCGAGATCGAGGCGATCGAGAGCCTCAAGGCCTGGCGCGCCAAGCGCGACGAGGCGGCGGTTGCCGCCGCGATCGCCGCGCTGCGGGCGGCTGCTCAGGAGGGCCGCAACATCATGGAGCCCTCCATTGCCGCGGCCAAGGCAGGGGTGACCACCGGCGAGTGGGGCGAGACCTTGCGCGAGGTGTTCGGGCAATATCGCGCGCCGACGGGAGTGACCGGCTTCAGCGTCATCATCCCCGCCCAGGAGCGCGACATCGCCCGCATTCGGGAAAAGGTGGCCGAGGCCTCGCGGCGCCTGGGCGAGCAGATGAAGCTGCTGGTGGGCAAGCCGGGACTGGACGGGCATTCCAACGGCGCCGAGCAGGTGGCGGTGCGCGCCCGGGAATGCGGCATGGAGGTGGTCTATGACGGCATCCGGCTGACGCCCGCCGAGATCGTGGACAGCGCCCAGCGGGAGCGGCCCCATGTGATCGGCCTTTCGGTCCTTTCCGGCAGCCACGTGCCGCTGGTGCGCGAGGTGATGAACCGGCTGCGCAATGCGGGCCTGGGCGATGTGCCGGTGGTGGTGGGCGGCATCATCCCGGCCGAGGACGTCTATGTCCTCAAGCAATGCGGGGTGCGCAGCGTCTATACGCCCAAGGACTTCGCGCTGAACGCGATCATGGACGAGATCGTCGAGCTGGTGCTGAACCGGGAGACGGAAGCGGCCTGAGCGGCGGCCGCCGCGGGCGCCTACTTCTTGTTCAGCAGGCGGTCTATGGCGCGGCGGGCAGCCTCATCGGCCTTGTGGTTGGCGCCGTCGACCACGCCAGCAGTGACCGGCGTGCCGCCGCCCGGCTTGTAGACCGCCCAATGCCAGCGATTGCGGCCACGACCGCTGACGACGTATTTGTGTCCCTGGTATTCGGCTTCGGCCATGATGATCCCGGCTTGCTTGAATGGCGTGTTCGGCTTTGACCTGACGGCAGGTGGCGGCTTAGTAACACAGGAGCAGGTCGCGCGTTAAGTGCATCGGGAAACCTCGCCATAAGCCGCATTCTTTCCATATCGTCACAGGTGGTGCGCGGGCATGTCGGCAATTCGGCGGCGGTGCCGGCCTTGCAGGCGCTGGGCCACGAAGTCTGGCCGGTGCCGAGTGTCGTGCTGTCCAACCATCCGGCCCATGGGGCGGTGGCGGGCACAACGGTCTCGGCCGACATTCTCGACGGGATGCTGGACCGGCTCGCCCAGTTCGGCTGGCTGGGCCAGGTGGATGCGGTGCTGACGGGCTATTTCCGCGATCCCGGGCAAGTGGAGGTCGCGGCCCGGCATATCGAGAGGCTGCGCGCGGTGAAGCCTCGGCTTCTCGTGTTCGTGGATCCGATCATGGGGGATGATCCGCGCGGCCTTTACGTGCCGCTGCCGGTGGCGGAGGCGATCCGGGACCGGCTGCTGCCGCTGGCGGACGTGATCGTGCCGAACCGGTTCGAGCTGGCCTGGCTGGCGGGCCAGGCGGTGAGCGAGCTTGCCCAAGCGCGCGCAGCGGCGGCGCGGTTGCGTGTGCCGCAGGTGGTCGTGACCTCGTTCGCCTTGCGCCAGGGCATGGTTTCCAATCTGCTCATCGCCG harbors:
- the ccrA gene encoding crotonyl-CoA carboxylase/reductase produces the protein MSAVASVVTDAANVNAPKKDLYDVGEIPPLGHVPSKMHAWVIRRDRHGPPEQAMQLEVVPTWEIDSDEVLVLVMAAGVNYNGIWAGLGKPVSTFDVHKHAYHIAGSDASGIVWAVGSKVKRWKVGDEVVIHCNQDDGDDEECNGGDPMFSASQRIWGYETPDGSFAQFCRVQSRQLMPRPQHLTWEEAACYTLTLATAYRMLFGHRPHILRPGHNVLVWGASGGLGSMAIQLCATAGAAAIGVISDEDKRDFVMSLGARGVINRKDFNCWGQMPQVGTEEYATWLKNAREFGKAIWNITGKGVNVDFVFEHPGESTFPVSCFVVKRGGMVVFCAGTTGFNITFDARYVWMHQKRIQGSHFAHLKQAAQANQLVINRRIDPCMSEVFSWLDIPKAHTRMWKNEHRPGNMAVLVSAPRTGLRTFDDVLEASPK
- a CDS encoding protein meaA, encoding MADRFSPPQGRDKPWIFRTYAGHSSASASNALYRKNLEKGQTGLSIAFDLPTQTGYDADHVLARGEVGKVGVPIMHLGDMRRLLDGIPLDKMNTSMTINATAPWLLALYVALADEQGVDRKALSGTTQNDIIKEYLSRGTYVFPPAPSLRLTNDVITWAYREIPKWNPTNVCSYHLQEAGATPVQEVAYALATAQEILDGVKASGTVNDADFPELVGRISFFVNAGLRFLTEICKLRAFAELWDEICRDRYGVADERFRRFRYGVQVNSLGLTEQQPENNVYRILLEMLAVTLSKNARARAVQLPAWNEALGLPRPWDQQWSLRMQQILAFETDLLEFGDIFDGSVEIARKTEEIKQAVREELARVEAMGGAIAAIESGYMKQELVKSNASRVQSIEAGERIVVGVNALTASEPSPLAGSDGGILTVPESTEIEAIESLKAWRAKRDEAAVAAAIAALRAAAQEGRNIMEPSIAAAKAGVTTGEWGETLREVFGQYRAPTGVTGFSVIIPAQERDIARIREKVAEASRRLGEQMKLLVGKPGLDGHSNGAEQVAVRARECGMEVVYDGIRLTPAEIVDSAQRERPHVIGLSVLSGSHVPLVREVMNRLRNAGLGDVPVVVGGIIPAEDVYVLKQCGVRSVYTPKDFALNAIMDEIVELVLNRETEAA
- the pdxY gene encoding pyridoxal kinase, with the translated sequence MLSISSQVVRGHVGNSAAVPALQALGHEVWPVPSVVLSNHPAHGAVAGTTVSADILDGMLDRLAQFGWLGQVDAVLTGYFRDPGQVEVAARHIERLRAVKPRLLVFVDPIMGDDPRGLYVPLPVAEAIRDRLLPLADVIVPNRFELAWLAGQAVSELAQARAAAARLRVPQVVVTSFALRQGMVSNLLIAGDQVLAADIQRRPKVPQGTGDLLSSLMLGHLLNGHALGESLGRAVAGVDAVLDLTGARDELALAEALPLLKGAAPVAVEPA